One stretch of Bremerella cremea DNA includes these proteins:
- a CDS encoding PD-(D/E)XK nuclease family protein produces the protein MAITREFLSWDHPILPSAAAWLIRTLAVVSDELPLVDLSGCLIVVPGGLASRRLQELLVQQVEEGGRSLIPPKVITVGLLPEHLYDAQFPFASELTQQFAWGETLRSVSPAELAPLIPHPPETSDYASWRDFGDAVRKVYRELISNAFDFAEVAHKAQSLEGFTEQARWNVLAKLQAAYLQRLDALEIWDKQSARLYAVKHNECHCDQHIVLLGTVDLNRVTRQMLDQVTAKQGKITALIGAPDAWADHFDEHGCLVADAWSDEAIDLDWQSIAIVDGPTQQADQAAGTIAQVARDYSAKDIIIGLPEESLLGEIQRVFQQHGLTCRYGPGETVTGTLPFRLLECVGELSQTHKYQALAASVRHPDLFDHLKFSQPGIEQLDAWFNDRLPDEVSSKMSDEQLAEAVAKLSELTSPFANANLPLTEWAERVRQLLLTIYGERMIDLDSSDNLRVARPLSAINDALAAWSEIPESLSLPCGSADMLRVLRNQLSSVMVPAEHDEQAIEVLGWLELPLMDAPVCVVTSFCDGLIPSSNSADLFLPNTLRKLLGLEDDSLRYARDAYQVQVIQHTRKVAAWIVPKRNADGDPLAPSRLLFTGDSEDLPQRVQKFFGTAQPPQNSAKSLAVEQSDHRQRIPIPVPGGLEMPAWDRFSATRINQYLKCPYRFYLKYVAGLQGDDDWATELDGGAFGNLAHDTLQEFGVGDVKDSTDEKRILEFLSDTLSDVAEQRYGKNPLATIKLQIEQLRLRLRAFATGQARHRQEGWVIKRTEVEIESPYPTIEVDQDEIELEGRIDRIDQNLETGEWAVWDYKTGDSVGDPEKDHQTGPRNEKVWTGVQLPFYRHLVKAVGVRGPVSLGYITLPKLGEEVRFRVAKWNEDDLDEADATIVNAIRNIRAGNFFPPAEMQYVDEFSRICQDTVLGKWEATQ, from the coding sequence ATGGCAATTACACGTGAATTTTTATCTTGGGATCACCCCATCTTACCGTCGGCAGCTGCTTGGCTGATCCGCACGTTGGCGGTTGTTTCTGACGAGCTTCCTTTGGTTGACCTATCTGGCTGCTTGATTGTGGTACCAGGCGGGTTGGCTAGTCGACGGCTGCAAGAGCTATTGGTTCAACAGGTCGAAGAGGGGGGACGCTCGCTTATTCCGCCTAAGGTAATCACGGTCGGGCTTCTGCCGGAACATCTTTACGATGCGCAGTTTCCGTTTGCTTCGGAGCTGACCCAGCAATTTGCCTGGGGCGAGACGCTGCGAAGTGTCTCGCCTGCGGAACTGGCCCCGCTGATTCCGCACCCTCCTGAGACAAGCGACTATGCCAGCTGGCGAGATTTTGGCGATGCCGTGCGAAAGGTCTATCGCGAGTTGATCTCGAATGCTTTTGACTTTGCCGAGGTCGCCCATAAGGCGCAGTCTCTTGAAGGGTTCACCGAGCAAGCCCGCTGGAACGTGCTGGCCAAGCTGCAAGCGGCGTATCTTCAACGGCTTGATGCCTTAGAAATCTGGGATAAGCAATCGGCCCGGCTGTATGCGGTAAAGCATAACGAGTGCCACTGTGATCAGCATATTGTGTTGCTGGGCACGGTCGATTTGAATCGTGTGACACGCCAGATGCTTGACCAGGTAACGGCAAAACAAGGAAAAATTACCGCCTTGATTGGGGCCCCTGATGCCTGGGCAGATCATTTTGACGAGCACGGCTGCTTGGTTGCCGATGCGTGGTCGGACGAGGCAATCGATCTTGATTGGCAGTCGATTGCGATTGTCGATGGCCCTACCCAGCAGGCCGATCAGGCCGCAGGAACGATAGCTCAAGTTGCTCGCGATTATTCTGCGAAAGACATCATTATTGGCTTGCCAGAAGAATCTTTATTGGGAGAGATCCAACGAGTATTCCAGCAGCATGGTCTCACCTGTCGTTATGGTCCCGGCGAAACGGTCACCGGTACGCTCCCGTTTCGCTTGCTGGAATGTGTCGGCGAACTTTCGCAAACGCATAAGTACCAAGCCCTGGCCGCATCGGTCCGGCACCCGGATTTGTTCGACCATTTGAAGTTCTCGCAGCCAGGGATCGAACAGCTTGATGCTTGGTTTAACGATCGTTTGCCAGATGAAGTGAGCAGCAAGATGAGCGACGAGCAACTGGCTGAGGCCGTGGCCAAGTTGTCTGAGTTGACGTCACCGTTCGCCAATGCCAATCTTCCGCTGACCGAGTGGGCCGAACGCGTGCGTCAACTGCTGCTGACGATCTACGGCGAGCGGATGATCGATCTCGATTCGAGCGATAACTTGCGCGTGGCTCGCCCCTTGTCGGCGATTAACGATGCTTTGGCTGCATGGAGCGAAATTCCAGAGTCTCTTTCGTTGCCATGTGGTTCCGCCGACATGTTGCGAGTTCTACGCAATCAACTGTCCTCGGTGATGGTTCCTGCCGAGCATGACGAGCAGGCCATCGAAGTTCTCGGCTGGCTGGAATTGCCATTGATGGATGCCCCGGTGTGCGTGGTGACAAGCTTTTGCGACGGCTTAATCCCTAGCTCAAATTCCGCTGATTTGTTTTTGCCCAACACACTGCGAAAACTGCTCGGCTTAGAAGATGATTCGCTGCGTTACGCACGCGATGCTTACCAAGTTCAGGTCATTCAGCACACCCGCAAAGTAGCCGCTTGGATCGTACCGAAACGCAATGCGGACGGTGATCCCTTGGCCCCTAGCCGGTTGTTGTTCACCGGCGATTCCGAAGACCTGCCGCAGCGCGTGCAAAAGTTTTTCGGTACGGCCCAGCCACCGCAAAATAGTGCGAAGTCGCTTGCTGTTGAGCAAAGTGACCATCGGCAGAGGATTCCAATTCCTGTGCCTGGTGGGCTAGAGATGCCAGCTTGGGATCGTTTTTCGGCGACACGCATCAATCAGTACTTGAAGTGTCCTTATCGTTTCTATTTGAAATATGTCGCCGGTCTGCAGGGAGACGACGACTGGGCGACCGAACTCGATGGCGGAGCATTTGGAAATTTGGCTCATGATACGCTTCAAGAGTTCGGCGTCGGTGATGTAAAAGACTCGACGGATGAGAAGCGGATTCTTGAGTTCCTTTCAGATACGCTGAGTGATGTGGCGGAGCAGCGTTACGGCAAGAATCCGCTGGCCACGATTAAACTTCAGATCGAACAATTGCGTCTGCGATTGCGTGCTTTTGCCACAGGACAAGCCAGGCATCGCCAAGAGGGGTGGGTGATTAAGCGAACCGAAGTCGAAATCGAAAGTCCCTATCCTACGATTGAGGTCGACCAGGATGAAATCGAATTAGAAGGGCGGATCGATCGAATCGACCAAAACCTAGAAACGGGTGAATGGGCCGTGTGGGATTACAAAACCGGAGATAGCGTGGGCGATCCGGAGAAAGATCATCAAACAGGGCCCCGGAATGAAAAAGTTTGGACCGGCGTTCAATTGCCGTTCTATCGCCACTTGGTTAAAGCGGTCGGAGTCCGTGGGCCGGTTTCGCTCGGCTATATCACGCTCCCCAAGCTGGGCGAAGAAGTTCGCTTTCGGGTGGCCAAATGGAACGAAGACGACTTGGACGAGGCGGATGCCACCATCGTAAATGCCATTCGTAACATCCGAGCAGGGAACTTCTTTCCACCAGCCGAAATGCAATATGTCGACGAATTTTCGCGTATCTGCCAAGACACGGTTCTCGGAAAATGGGAGGCGACCCAATGA
- a CDS encoding glycosyltransferase, translating into MSNAMLSPPNEQQETDNTESTRRSLAKVAHVINGEFYSGAERVQDLLGKCLPQFGYDVSFVCVKPGQFAQARSASVGAIYDMPMRHRFDLWQSKALADLVKKEQFQIVHAHTPRTAMIGMGAAYLANVPFIYHVHSPTSRDSTNRWRNWFNQRIEQVSVARANKLICVSNSLAAHMKSMGVADNRLAVVHNGVPQLANVPERELPVGNWTLGTVALFRPRKGLEVLLEAIAELRQAGQPVCLRAVGRFETVDYEQKIQELVAKLNLAGAIEWVGFTQDVNAEFAKMDLFVLPSLFGEGLPMVVLEAMAAGVPVMATDVEGVTEAIVDGESGMIAKPNDAQNLAQKIEAVLIGKVDWREIRRNALARHAESFSDVAMARGVATVYDEVLPRSTPVRMAE; encoded by the coding sequence ATGTCTAATGCCATGCTTTCCCCACCGAACGAGCAACAAGAAACCGATAACACTGAGAGCACGCGGCGCTCCTTGGCAAAAGTGGCGCATGTGATCAATGGCGAGTTCTATTCCGGGGCGGAACGCGTCCAGGATCTGTTGGGCAAGTGCTTGCCTCAATTTGGCTACGACGTGAGTTTTGTTTGCGTCAAGCCAGGTCAGTTCGCCCAGGCTCGCTCGGCGAGTGTCGGGGCGATTTACGATATGCCGATGCGCCATCGCTTCGATTTGTGGCAATCCAAAGCGTTGGCTGACCTTGTAAAAAAAGAACAGTTTCAAATCGTCCATGCCCATACGCCGCGGACTGCGATGATTGGTATGGGGGCCGCCTATCTGGCGAATGTTCCTTTCATTTATCATGTCCACAGTCCGACTTCGCGTGACTCGACGAATCGATGGCGAAACTGGTTCAACCAGCGGATCGAACAGGTTTCCGTGGCGCGGGCGAATAAGCTGATTTGTGTCTCTAATAGCTTGGCTGCCCACATGAAGTCGATGGGAGTCGCTGATAACCGCCTGGCAGTGGTTCATAACGGTGTCCCTCAACTTGCCAACGTGCCTGAACGCGAGCTTCCTGTTGGAAACTGGACCTTAGGAACGGTAGCCCTCTTTCGCCCACGCAAGGGGTTGGAAGTCTTGCTCGAAGCGATTGCCGAACTACGCCAAGCTGGCCAGCCCGTTTGTCTTCGTGCGGTCGGGCGTTTCGAGACGGTTGACTACGAGCAGAAAATTCAAGAGCTAGTTGCCAAGCTGAATCTGGCAGGTGCGATCGAGTGGGTCGGTTTTACCCAGGATGTGAACGCAGAGTTCGCAAAGATGGATTTGTTTGTCTTGCCTAGCCTGTTCGGGGAAGGGCTGCCCATGGTGGTCTTGGAAGCGATGGCAGCCGGAGTTCCCGTGATGGCAACCGATGTGGAAGGTGTCACGGAAGCAATTGTCGACGGTGAGAGTGGCATGATCGCCAAGCCGAACGACGCTCAGAACTTGGCGCAAAAAATCGAGGCTGTTCTGATCGGCAAAGTCGATTGGCGTGAGATTCGCCGAAACGCCCTGGCACGACATGCCGAGTCCTTTTCCGATGTTGCTATGGCTCGGGGGGTGGCGACCGTTTACGACGAGGTCTTACCGCGATCCACTCCAGTTCGCATGGCCGAGTGA
- a CDS encoding Nramp family divalent metal transporter, with translation MSDSAPSPGETPDEIDLTVEPPTRFLSMLTHLGPGLIVAGSIVGSGELIATTKTGAEAGFSLLWLIILGCVIKVFVQVEFGRYTITSGKTALDGLNEIPGPAVRFRSWGQPRSINWLMVYWLLMTLASLAQLGGIVGAVGQAMQICVPLTEHGRQYNAFAKAQAEIQIQETLARLARDRDDQPALAQAKDKLKALEAAQSETSAQYLALRRSIQADQVLMGETTDKDQLKHLKQQIASSQSVMQELKQSVVSIDDKLWAGIIAVVTAGLLYLGRYHFIQHFSTILVASFTLVTIGNLFALQFSPDWAVSGSEVLLGLSFSLPGNTVSGVNPVVTALATFGIIGVGASELITYPYWCIERGYARFTGPRSESESWARRASGWMKVMQLDAWGSMVVYTFATIAFYLLGAAILGRAGMNPESTELIRTLSVMYEPVFGTIAPTLFLFGAFAVLYSTFFVANAGHARVDADGVRLFGLIPPSDKSLHNTVTVFNVAFPLLCFVVYAIIPEPAKLVLLSGVMQAIMLPMLSFAALFYRYRRIDHRLMPGLLWDVGLWISSFGMLIAGGYLFYAKLPELGELIGLN, from the coding sequence ATGAGCGATTCCGCGCCTTCTCCCGGAGAGACTCCGGACGAGATCGATCTTACGGTCGAGCCGCCAACACGCTTCTTGTCGATGCTTACTCACCTTGGGCCTGGCTTGATTGTGGCTGGCTCGATCGTCGGTTCTGGCGAATTGATCGCGACAACCAAAACGGGTGCCGAAGCTGGCTTCTCGCTGTTGTGGCTGATCATTTTAGGGTGCGTAATCAAGGTTTTCGTTCAGGTGGAATTCGGACGTTATACCATTACGTCGGGTAAGACGGCACTGGACGGATTGAACGAAATCCCTGGGCCCGCAGTCCGTTTTCGCTCTTGGGGACAACCGCGCAGTATCAACTGGTTGATGGTCTATTGGCTACTGATGACCTTGGCGAGTCTTGCTCAGTTAGGCGGAATCGTCGGAGCGGTAGGCCAGGCCATGCAAATCTGCGTACCCCTAACGGAACATGGACGTCAGTACAACGCCTTTGCCAAGGCTCAAGCTGAAATCCAAATTCAGGAAACGCTGGCGCGATTGGCTCGCGATCGTGATGACCAGCCTGCTTTGGCTCAGGCAAAGGACAAGCTGAAAGCTTTAGAAGCGGCCCAGTCCGAGACCTCGGCCCAATATCTTGCCCTCCGGCGTAGCATTCAAGCGGACCAGGTGTTAATGGGCGAGACAACCGACAAGGATCAGCTTAAACACCTCAAGCAGCAGATCGCCAGCTCGCAGTCCGTGATGCAAGAATTAAAACAGTCCGTCGTTAGTATCGATGACAAGTTGTGGGCTGGGATCATCGCGGTGGTGACAGCGGGGCTACTTTATTTGGGGCGGTACCACTTTATTCAGCACTTCTCGACCATCCTGGTGGCCAGCTTTACGCTTGTCACCATTGGCAATCTATTCGCCTTGCAGTTCTCGCCCGATTGGGCTGTCTCGGGCAGCGAAGTGCTGCTGGGGCTAAGCTTCAGCCTGCCAGGCAATACTGTTTCAGGGGTGAATCCGGTGGTTACCGCCTTAGCAACCTTTGGCATCATCGGTGTGGGGGCTTCCGAACTCATTACTTATCCCTATTGGTGCATCGAGCGAGGCTACGCCCGTTTTACAGGACCAAGGAGCGAGTCGGAAAGTTGGGCTCGCCGTGCTTCCGGCTGGATGAAGGTCATGCAGTTAGATGCTTGGGGTTCGATGGTTGTTTACACTTTTGCGACAATCGCGTTCTATCTGCTGGGGGCGGCCATTTTAGGGCGTGCGGGTATGAACCCAGAGAGTACCGAGCTGATTCGCACTTTGAGTGTGATGTACGAACCTGTGTTCGGGACGATTGCACCGACGCTATTCTTGTTCGGGGCGTTTGCGGTTCTGTATTCCACCTTCTTTGTCGCCAATGCAGGGCATGCCCGGGTTGATGCGGATGGGGTTCGTTTGTTTGGTCTCATTCCTCCTTCTGACAAGTCGCTGCATAACACGGTAACGGTTTTTAATGTGGCATTTCCGCTGCTTTGTTTTGTCGTGTATGCGATCATACCCGAGCCGGCCAAGCTGGTTTTGCTAAGTGGCGTGATGCAGGCAATCATGTTGCCAATGCTTTCGTTTGCCGCGCTCTTTTATCGGTACCGGCGAATCGATCATCGTCTCATGCCAGGCCTATTGTGGGACGTGGGATTGTGGATTTCTTCGTTCGGGATGCTGATCGCTGGGGGCTATCTCTTCTACGCCAAACTGCCAGAGTTGGGCGAATTGATAGGGCTTAATTGA